CTGAAATGATCATTCATCACCTAAGACTCCTCGAGTGTGTACATAGTTCAAGGGGACATTTGCTTTGGGTATTCATACATGAACCTTTGGGTGGTTGGAAGCAGGCAGACTAACCATTTGTACAATAGGCAAACAGAAGGAAAACAAGCAAACCAGGAAAGTGGTAATGCACATTACTTTTAACAGCATACTTCTTGTGCTTATCTGAAATCAGAATGATATACAAATTAAAAATGCTTAAAGAGTACCTTGCAAAGGATATGTGGATTCCCAACCAATATAAGCAAAGATCTTGCTCGGGTAATAGCCACATTGAACCTTCTAGGACTGCTTAAAAATCCCAGATAGTGGATCTTGTCAAACTCATTGTGTTTAATTGTGGATCGGACAGTAGACACAATGATCACTTGCCTCTCTTGCCCTTGGAATTGTTCAACACTAccaatcttgattttggttttatTAAAGCTTTCAAGTGCGTTTCTTATTTTGAGAACTTGCTGCCTGTAAGGAGTTATAACCCCGATGTCTTCCTCATGAAGCCCTTTATCATCAATCAAATGAATAATGATATCAACTACCTTGCTGGCCTCAATTCTGTTAAACCATGACGGATTACTCCCTTCCCTCTCATCACAACCCTGGATACCAAAGAAAAGCAAAGGGAAGTTCTGGTCAGGTAGTAGGTCCAATAATGGCAGTATAAAGTTTCCATCATTTTCTTTGCATGAGATCAAATCGCCCCCTTAAAACAAGGTTGATGGAAGGTACAGAATTTTTGGATGAGACCGATAGTTTCGAACCAATTTGGTAATATAGCTTCTATTCCCATCATTATATAACTGACATTCGAACAGCCTTTCCAAGTATGATCTTCCCAATCCATAACTCTCAGCAATTTTCGAGTAGATTACAGGACCAAGCTGCTTTGGGTCCCCGGCAAGTACAACTACTGTTTTCTTTTGATAAAGGTGGGCAACAGGAACCATCGTCTCAGGTTCTGAAGCTTGGCCTGCTTCATCTAAAAATATGTGAGAGAAGTGGCCTCGCTTGATGCCTTCTGCATATAGGAGTGACGCACTTGTATATGTTGATACAATAATCCTATATTGCCTGAGCCTACTCAATATGGGACACCTGAAAACAGCATCTTCAATACAGCAAAAGTCTTTGTAGTTTTGATCAACATCCTCTATAAGACGTGTAGTTGCATTCAGCCTGAAGATATCATTTTTCAGAATTTGGACTGCCTCCTCAGTTATAAGTTTCTCAAGAATATAGTCCGCAGCACTGTTTGAAGGTGCACAGACTAGAATTCGAGTATGTTTGCGCTTAGCATAAAGTTGGAGGATGGCTTCTATTAGAGTCATTGTTTTACCAGTACCTGGAGGTCCATGAATTACGTAAGGAGACCCTCCCCTGCAGCCAAGGATCATCTCAATGGTGCTACTTTGCTCTGGATTAAGCATACAGGATATAGGCACCAGTGAAGTTGGTTGAATTAGTCTTGCTTGATGGGATACAGACGGGAAGAGAAGTTCCATCTCCAAAGTTTCTGCAGCTTTGATGGCTTGATATAACATTCTCACACGAGTACGGTTGTACGTGAACTGCACATCATAAAGATTTCCAGGCCTATGATCTGAGTGGAAATCATCCCGAAACCTCAGATAAACCTCTTCAGCCTCAACACGGTAAATATAACCCTGTTCAAATAACCATTCAAAGTTTGAGCGATGCAAGTTCAGAGCATTTAATCAAACACAGAAAGTACCAGATGTTGCATGTGTTCACATATTGGAGACTGAGAAGCCACCACTATCTGCGGTGTCACAAACATAACAAATTTTTTAACGCCAATCAACACACTCTATGTCTCTAAGTGATAACTCTAATCAAGACAGGCTATGAGAATTTTCAAGTAGTTGCTAAATTTACAAAATCTCCAACACATATTTGTCTCTGGTCTAAAGGCAATTTAAATGAGCTGGATCATCTCCAAAAATTCTTAATAAATTGTTAGCATTAAATCCTAGGTACCGCAATATCCTTTAAAAAATACTTGAAAATATAATCGTCAAGTAAATCCAGCATAGTAAATAATCATGTGAAAATTCAGCATACTTGATAAGGGGGGGTATTGGTTGCATGAACTGAGGAAGGTCTAGCAAATACACAGTCTCCATAAACAAGCGAAGGCCTTCTCTCTGCTAGTCCTGGGACACTGAGGCATAAAAATTGGAATCCCTTACTTGTCATAGTAACACTCTCCATGTCAAAGTCCCTCATATCCTCctgaagaaaataaagaaaatgcatcaaCACCAACCACATGAACAATTTATTAGCAtttgttgaagaaaaaaaaacaatttattAGCATAAAATATTTGGATTCAGACCTCCATTTTGATCTCTTCTAGGGCTAGCAAGGTCTGAAAGTATGAAAAATAATTCTCTTTTGTCAGACCATCTCCTAGAGCATCAGGGATTTGCTGCTGCTCAATCGAGTTCCTAATGTGCTGGGGAACTGGATATGCATGGAGCCTGTATCTGAACCCTCGGTTTGGAGACCTTATAGGACGCGAGCCCCCAATAAATGGTTCAGCAGAAAACACTTTAGTGACTGAGTGCTTTTTCTTCCTGATTCTGTTAAATGGCCTGTTAGAAGCCAAAAATTGGGATACCTTATCTTCAGCCATGACAAAAACAAGTCGCTCAATTGTGTCATCCCCAACACTGAAGTGCACAGCTGATGTGTGCAAGCCAATACCTTTAGGCTTGCAAGACAACCAAATTGTTAGGGTCTGACCTGGCTGTAATACTCTGTCTTCCAAGGAGAATGACTCCAGAAATTCTTGGACATATTGTGCATCTGACGTTGCAGTTGGAGGTTTCATTAACGAAATAGTAAATGAGTCCTCAGGTTTTGAATCATAAATCTTCACCGACCAGAGATCAACAGGGGCACTAGTTTTGTTTTCAATTGTGATCGAATCAACAATAGTCTCTCCTACCAATCCTGATTGAGGCTTCCCTTCGACTAATGGGAATGGAACAGAAATAGTAACTAGATCACTTTCTTCAGCAGGGTTATAGCTACAAACAGATTTACAGTTGTCCAAGTCGATAAAACCGATGTCTCCTTTGTCCCAAATTACAGAATACTCATCATCTGATTTATGACCGACTGAATCCATTAATACCTTGATGTGTATGCCAAGAAAATCTGCAAATTCTGAACAAAATCGCACATTGATGTAATTTCTCATTTTGATGAAGATAAATCATTCCATAAAGCTTTTCTAAATTGCAAGTGAGAAAATGTTCAAGTAGTATGACCATATGCTCATAGCTGAAATGTGGCGATTTGCTAGTTGAAACAGTGTTTTGAAGGCAGAGGCACTGTGTCTGTCTGAGGCATATTCCATGAGGCACAGTGACATTAAAGCCACAGACATGGATGTAGGTCCCACGACActgtaaaattttttgtttatttaacaGTGAAGAAAAATTGACATGCTAAGAAACATTATAAGAAAGAATTATAGATCTAAGATGCAATATAGGCAAAGAACTGTATGATGAAGCATTAAAGGAACATAAAATTTTCTTCACCTTAGATGGAACTAAGAAAAGATAaactaacaaaaaataaattaaatatcgGTGAGACCTTAAAAGTTAAACAGAAAGTAAGGCTTTGGTTGTGAAAAGCTTCCCATTTCAAACCTCATCTCTGTATCCCACCAATATGTTATGTGGCACATTAACCCCCTTTCAACCACTTGGCCTCATCTCTCTCTCAACAGCAACACTCTTCCCTACTCACCTCCACGCCACACCACACCTCTTCACCCTGCTGGACTGAAGGAAACTAGTAACATTAAATTAGAATGAAATCAGATTAGTTAATTCAGCAGTTATAGAAGATGAGCATGTCCTTTGATTTTCCTTTATTGTGTATATTTCATCTGCTCCTCCCTGACAAGCCCCCTTCTCTTTGGTTTCTCATTCTGTTCCAGGTGTTTGGGGCATAAGCAGAGGTGTGCCTCACAGTTCAAGGCAATCTCATGCCTATCACCCAGAGACATCAGCACTGCTTGCCTATCCCAAACACTTCAAGGTACTTGTGACTTGCTGCACCTCAGGAATAGGCCTTTTAAAATAATAGTTGATACCAAATTCATGGcaccaaaaaatttattatctTGGGGGAAAAAAAGCATGAAGACTTGATGAAGTGATAGATCACTGAAAAGAAGAGACATTCTGGCATTTTATTATTTGGAACCAGGTTAACCTTTTAGAACTTAGAGATATGCTGCTTTGCAAAGACATAAAGTAGATATAGAGTTAATGATGTCTATACGCTTACAAGAGGGCATAAAACATAAGCCATGTTACTTACCTTTTCAACACTGTTTGGTTTCTGAGGAGACTTAAGTAAAAGtccaaaagcaaaaaaatcTGACTCCAATTTATAAGAGTACCCAATGATTTGGAGAATAACTGCACATAAAATCTGCAAAATTAAATCCTGGTAAGATTTCAAAGCCACAGTTAGTCTTGGAAGTCTCTTTCCGAGTAGCAACTGAAAGAAACCCTCTATGAGGTTATCAAATTCCTTCTTTGTCATGAGTCTGAGTATAACACACATAAGTAACATGCACATTTAAAATATGGACATTGTATGTGCGATTACAACTTTTATGGAATACACGTTTATTGAACAATATCTAGAAATGCACTAGATATCCTCATATTAAATAAATCACCAAACACAACTACAATTTATCAAGCAACCAAGGGACCAACATTAATTATATAAAGTAAAATGAATGCAATCAATATGTATATTGCGTCTGTGTTGCTTATaaccatcaatttcaaataCTTATTGTCATTAATGTAAACAAGATATTTGAAGTCAGGTACATGAGAAGGGCATAACAGATAAAACTAGAGAGAGAATAGTGAAAGTAAAAACATTTGGTAGTGTGTGTTAGCAAGGTTTAATGTGACAACTAAAGAGGGAAGAGAATGTGAGGGTGAGATAACTGAAATTACAGGTCATACCAGTCTTTTCACCAACTTTAAAACCAAAATCTAGGAATTATGACTTTGAATACCATAATGTAATCTTTATAACCCCCactttaccaaaaaaaaaaaaaacttataatatacataatcAAGATGGTAAAATAGATCCATTTTCCAAGAAAGATTTGTTGCCAACAAACAGGGCATATAAGTATTACTTGATATCATCCTCACTTGTAAGAGACATGAACAGCCTCAATAAACTTCCCATGCCATTGTGTTGCTAGCAGGAAGAAGTGATGATCAATAGATGAGACATTGCGATAAATACAGTCAAATCCAAAGGTTGCGATATTTACAGTCAAATCTAAAGGAAATATAACTAGGGACCGTTGGATTCTCACAATGAGATGAAATGCCTCACTACAGGGGTTCCATTAACCGTTTGCTTTGAACCATTTCAGCCATCGAATGtatattttagaaactttgaCTTTTGATTCGAGAATGGCAACTTGATCAGCTACTTAATCGACACTTGTTGTGAAGAAAATGGAGTAACAGAGATTAGAACTTAGAAGCAGGCTTTTCAATGTTGACAGATGCATGTGCATTGTCACGCTAAAGTTTTATGATGAGAAATTCAAACAGTTTGTCTGTATATAAGAAGTTCTTTCAAATGTATTTGGAGCACGAATGAAGACAAATTATGGGAAGACATAATGAGGCACCGAATCTActattagaaggaagaactttAACGTAGGCACAGAATTCATACTTGTTATTCAACATACCTATCACTAGCTTAAAGCACATTTACGCTACAAACGCCTCATGGGATATCGGAGTGTCACTAAGTATACTGCAACCTGAAGAATACACAAGCTCTAAACATAATAGTTAACAAGTATGAATTCTGTAGAGCATATAAAACAGGGCGTGGATGCAAAACTGTAATTTACTAGATAGAATCAGTTTGACCATAAGTCCAAATATTTCTTGTCATTAATGACAAGTGGAAAGCCGAAGACAGCAGAAACTTAAAAATCAAAATCTTTCCCCAGAGGCATTTTAGTTTATTGATCTCAACTCAACCATTGAAATGGCCACACCCCATCCAAATAACCTACGAATGAGCAGTCATGTGATTTAACTTCCAACACTTATTATGTGGAGAGACTGTCAACGACCACAGTTCTTTTACACCCCCAAATTGTCCGACTCCTTGTATCCTATTACCAAAGAATAACATATATAATTcatagttttaaaaaaaaaagaaaaaaaaaaacttcccaCATGATTCATAGTCTAATAAGATGCATGCATTGCTATCAACAGAGACATCCAAACTCACCATATATAtgtttcttgttttcaaagacccgCATGAAAGACAGAACTGATGATTGAGCAACAAGATAAAATAATCAAGTCAATAATTTTAATCCCACCACATTAATCAATAGATTAAGCATCCCAACGAATGTACTTAATTTGATAGACATCCAAGTACTCAGCACACATCAGGACCCAAATTTGGTACGCGTAGACAAAATTTCATcaagaaaagaatgaaaacGAAAACAGGCATGAACTTTAACAGAGAAAACTGAAAAGAGACTCACCTTTGAGATGATGGGATTGTCAAAATAAAGAGAGGGTTCAACGGAAAATGGATAAACAAGATTAAAAAGCGAAATTGGAGGAGTTACAAAACTCAATAATCCGGAAGAGCATTTCGGCTAGCAGGATTAGGATGGGACGTAAAACAAAGTGCAACAGCTACTGCCAGAATTTTAGTGAAAAGTGAGGAGTGATGTGCGGAGAAGGGTACGAAAACATGACAAGGGTTCTAAGAACCGAACGTCATGATTTCGGTTACGTTGGCATTGTTGCTTTAGAGGCGAAGGTTTTTGGTTTTTGCCACTACTGCTGCTCAGTCAATTTCGAAGAGAAAAAAGTTTCTTGGCCTTTTTGACGAGAGTTTCATGTATGCGTCAACACCAGTGGATGTTGAAAGTGTGTTGAATACATACATGTgacaaaagaaaattataaaatgaaatATGTGAACAAAGGGTATTTTGTAGGTCCtgaaaatacaccaaaaaaATGCTGACGGACGCTTGGTCTACGAGTCTATTTGAAAATCAATCCTACTTGAGCATTTGCCAAACACTAAATAATTATGGCGGgtatatataaaattacatAAGGTATCGTCCGTTGCCATTATCTATAATAGATCTGACTAACGAGTATTCAAGTGCACGTCAAAAtgttaaattttttgaaaaataaaattaattaaaaacatAATAATGTGTTAAGGTGTATTAACAGATATCCAATTAGAAAAACATCAGCCATTAGTTTTAGGTGTGGCCTAATATGATGATTAATTTGTCATACATGGTTGGTTTTAGTGCTAGTGTTGAAGTGTAATGCACCAAATACATCTCATATGCTTTCCAAAGTTTAGATGCTCTTTTTTAAATACATGCATGACATGTGTCTCCTCATTTACTTGTTACTAAAATCATACGAtagatcaaaaaaaaaataataataatagtaagaGCCCATGATACACCATCAATGAAAAAGATAAAGTATCACCGAAGTGTTGCGGAGTATCCAAAACCATTcggtaagattttttttttggggggtgcTTGAGGTAAAAATGGTTACGTTGCAATTTACAATTAACCCTTTTCTGTGATAGTAACCAGCATAAGGTTGCGGATGAATGTTCAGTCTTATGAATATGATTAAAGATTATGTGAACAGTGGCAACAATTTCCAGTTGAATACATAAATGCATGCTGTGTTTTAGTTGCTTTTGACGGGATGTCGAAACTTCCCCGACAAGCCATGCAAACAATTACACGTATGAACTTGTGCTTTGCCAACAAGAATTCAAAACTAaaacataataataatattgtGCCCCTATAACACAAATTTTGTGTTTGCATTGGTGGATCATTGTCTCATAGGTCCGTCGAACAAGTGCATAATGGCACTCGTTATGATGTATTTCAGATATtagattttgaaaaaacaagTGTATAAATGTAATAGAGGACAAGAATTGTtagtgtgtgtatgtgtgtatatatatacatgataaGTTGAGCGAAATTTAGGTATGTTAATGGGTACTCCCGTTAGAAAAATCCTCATCTTATTGATTATGGTAACACATTATTTATACCTAACCTTCTATGTAATTTACCTTTTCACATGTAAATAACCTTGTTTCGATTGCTacttttttgagaaattttttcgTCCTTCCTCAcgaatatttttttcatatagttttcaatcacttttttacctcacatacatgACATTTTTGAAAAGTGctataacaaaattttttttttttccaaaagctCATCAAAAATAAGTTTGAGAGATTTTCTACACTTTGGATTTACATGGTAGTCTCTCTTGTCCTTGTTCACTGCTATGTTTCTAGAAGTAGACATATGCCATTAGACGCATTATATCACTATTAAGTATTTACAGAATGGATTGAATGTTAGGGTAAGATGAGAAGAATTGTAAAtaagaaattttgaatttcagacTTTTCACttacataaaataaaataaaaagagacTGTGTTTACGTGACAAAATGGAATACGAGACATGATTATGTTGAGAGCGACAAGAAATTGACAAATGCTAAACATAAGCGAGAGGTACTACTGTGTATTCTACAAACTAATATGGCTGAGGAGAACTACTCAATTGATCAGTACCAAAACGAAAAACAAAatgtaaaaatgaaatgcacataCAATTACAATCAACCAACCAAcacaaaaaacaagaaagaaataacttcaacctcatccaattttttctttttgtcctcTTATAGCCCAAACAACTGCATCAAGTGTACCTTTTCTTCGGTGAGAAACGTAACCTTAAAATGCGCAGGATGTAACCTTAAGACGCATGGCCAAAGGAGTGTactctctttttgtttttttttttttttgtcagcaacgatacatttaTTTGTATAatctactctatcctaatctaggagGAAGGGGAGCCTAAGGAGACTAATGTAGGAGCGAGCTTTAATGATTATCCATTGAGAAACGAGATCATATGGGTCTTCGTGGCCAGCCGGCCTGTAAAGTGACCCTGCGTTTTCTGTCAGCTGAGAGCTCAATCAAAAGGGGTTGTACGGGTGTGCTTGGATAGGatttatttgtcaaaaaaaattattatttatctaTATATCACAACACATGTTTTAACgtatttttttatcttcttaataatttttttatttcatattcattatatttcacataaaaaatattacaataattattttaaataatctccTGTCCAAGACAGTTCTCCAATTCAAGAACTCATACGGTTGATTTTACGGGTCTCCACTTAAGAACTCATACAATGTTACGGTTTCCCGTAGTAATGAAGGTCATGGTCATGGAAAAGCAGCAATGGAGTCTGGATCTGCGGCAAATGGACGCAAAGATTATACGAGGCCGTTACCATACGAAGAGAAATTAGCCCTGTTTGGATTacatttttctaaactttttataaaaaaaaaaaattactatactgatttaatatatacaaagtaaaaaaataattaaaaaatatatccaTGAAAAACAtagcaatttttctttgaaaacttacaatccaaacaataatTACGTAtgatgcacttttttttttttggctttaatCTTTAGGGTTATGTATGGTGTGtgcttggttttttttttttttttttgctttaatcTTATCAATTTCATATTTTATAGCAGTGAAAAAGGTGTATCATAAGAGAGAGTTTGAATGAAATTAGTGTTCAGAAATGATAATAATGTAATGAGAGATGAGAACTTCTTTCAAATATCAGGGGGACAacgtgaaaaggaaaaaaggtgcTCTCTAAACTTGAGGGAGGTCAATTATGaaacaaactaaaaaatttGTAAAACTTTCAAGCCTATCCTAGAAGGTTAAGCAAGGCTAAAATTTTCCACCTCTAAGACCAATCTGTCTTCTCTTTTTCAGAACTTGAAATTTGGAAAACCTTATAGTCGAAAGGGCAGAAATTGACAGGCATGTTTTCATATAGAACAAAAAGCAGATAGACTGAGCCACATTCACTCGATCACACAGCTTAAGAGCCTTCCTCCAGTACCCTAAACAAGAGAGTGACATAAGAGGTACCACAACATGGAAAGGCCTCTCAAAAAGTATTGCAGAAGACCTGGAGAACATGCTACGTAATGGAGATAACCTGTGCGTGGAAATGGATCCATGAACCTACGACAGCCAAAGATGTATATTCAACAAGTGTGTTATTCCCCAGAAAGTGGAACAAAAACTTAACAAGGATATGTAGACTTGGAAAGATTAAGGCCatttgatgaaaaaattcatcttCCAAACATATCTTACGGAGGTTCCAACTTTGAAATGTGGAATTACCAAATAGACATACATAACTCTGAAGTATCActaattgaagaaaaagaatcCCAGAATTTCATAATCTTGACAATCATCTGTTAGTCTTCAACAGAACACATAAGATTTTGAAGTTGAAGTAAAGCGAGTCATAATAATGCCTCTAAAGAAAAGCTCATTCAGCAGCTAGAGGGGCATCCCCGATAGAGTAACGCCTATGTAACTCCCTTGCTCCTCCCTCGTCGACAATCTTAATTACGAAGTTTGGTGGGGCCACAACCAGTCTTGACCGAATCTCTATTATGCACTTGTCAACCAATTCAACGGCTTCCTCCAATGTCATATCCCTGTGG
This region of Coffea arabica cultivar ET-39 chromosome 3c, Coffea Arabica ET-39 HiFi, whole genome shotgun sequence genomic DNA includes:
- the LOC113734864 gene encoding LOW QUALITY PROTEIN: probable RNA helicase SDE3 (The sequence of the model RefSeq protein was modified relative to this genomic sequence to represent the inferred CDS: substituted 1 base at 1 genomic stop codon), coding for MDSVGHKSDDEYSVIWDKGDIGFIDLDNCKSVCSYNPAEESDLVTISVPFPLVEGKPQSGLVGETIVDSITIENKTSAPVDLWSVKIYDSKPEDSFTISLMKPPTATSDAQYVQEFLESFSLEDRVLQPGQTLTIWLSCKPKGIGLHTSAVHFSVGDDTIERLVFVMAEDKVSQFLASNRPFNRIRKKKHSVTKVFSAEPFIGGSRPIRSPNRGFRYRLHAYPVPQHIRNSIEQQQIPDALGDGLTKENYFSYFQTLLALEEIKMEEDMRDFDMESVTMTSKGFQFLCLSVPGLAERRPSLVYGDCVFARPSSVHATNTPPYQGYIYRVEAEEVYLRFRDDFHSDHRPGNLYDVQFTYNRTRVRMLYQAIKAAETLEMELLFPSVSHQARLIQPTSLVPISCMLNPEQSSTIEMILGCRGGSPYVIHGPPGTGKTMTLIEAILQLYAKRKHTRILVCAPSNSAADYILEKLITEEAVQILKNDIFRLNATTRLIEDVDQNYKDFCCIEDAVFRCPILSRLRQYRIIVSTYTSASLLYAEGIKRGHFSHIFLDEAGQASEPETMVPVAHLYQKKTVVVLAGDPKQLGPVIYSKIAESYGLGRSYLERLFECQLYNDGNRSYITKLVRNYRSHPKILYLPSTLFXGGDLISCKENDGNFILPLLDLLPDQNFPLLFFGIQGCDEREGSNPSWFNRIEASKVVDIIIHLIDDKGLHEEDIGVITPYRQQVLKIRNALESFNKTKIKIGSVEQFQGQERQVIIVSTVRSTIKHNEFDKIHYLGFLSSPRRFNVAITRARSLLILVGNPHILCKDGHWNKLLWYCSDNDSYKGCFLPGKEEDVKEQTVPVNYDGEYSAFQPSGDVEWGEIVQPSGDVEGEQPGEVGCSGNLQPSGAVEWGHNYFNTEEIPKPVTDEAEWSDGWK